A stretch of the Pelmatolapia mariae isolate MD_Pm_ZW linkage group LG23, Pm_UMD_F_2, whole genome shotgun sequence genome encodes the following:
- the s1pr3a gene encoding sphingosine 1-phosphate receptor 3a produces MSNQLEEGMNQVIIIHYNHSGKWERPRVSGACKMVLLLLICVLIVLENITVLLAIWRNKRFHSRMYFLIGNLALSDLLAGVAYMVNIFTSGPKTFFLTPLEWLAREGSMFVALSASTFSLLAIGIERHMTMVRLRPCETAGRGRLLALLVACWLVSVLLSALPSLGWNCLNNLPSCSTVLPLYAKSYIAFCISVFSALLVAIIILYIRIYRLVTSSSRRVSSRPSERSLALLRTVVIVLGVFVMCWSPLFLLLLLDVGCSPDTCPVLYQVDWFIALAVLNSALNPLIYTLSSREMRSAFFRLLCCCQTSMEHTGTPAVGNPNLGTIIPTGENSKTSFGGGGGSGDGKSTMNRGKVPTPVNLDNKHGDPSATAVPHPSGPADLLSAVLVKAGALPALNKF; encoded by the coding sequence ATGAGTAATCAACTGGAGGAGGGGATGAACCAGGTCATCATCATCCACTACAACCACTCGGGAAAGTGGGAACGGCCTCGCGTCAGTGGGGCCTGTAAAATGGTGCTGCTGCTCCTCATCTGCGTGCTGATTGTTCTGGAGAACATTACAGTTCTCCTCGCCATCTGGAGGAATAAGCGCTTCCATAGCCGTATGTACTTTCTCATTGGAAACCTAGCGTTGTCAGACCTGCTGGCTGGGGTGGCTTATATGGTTAACATCTTTACCTCGGGACCCAAAACCTTCTTCTTGACGCCACTGGAGTGGCTGGCCAGAGAAGGCAGCATGTTCGTAGCCCTCAGCGCTTCCACCTTCAGCCTTCTGGCCATTGGGATCGAGAGGCACATGACAATGGTGCGTCTGCGCCCCTGCGAGACAGCAGGTCGAGGTCGGCTTCTAGCACTGCTGGTAGCCTGCTGGCTTGTGTCGGTACTGCTGAGTGCCCTGCCCAGCCTGGGCTGGAACTGCCTAAACAATCTGCCTTCCTGCTCCACAGTGCTGCCACTCTATGCTAAGAGTTATATTGCTTTCTGCATCAGTGTGTTCAGTGCCCTGTTGGTGGCCATCATTATACTCTACATCAGGATCTACCGTCTGGTGACCTCCAGTAGCCGCAGGGTGAGCAGCCGGCCTTCAGAGCGATCATTGGCCTTGCTTCGTACGGTGGTTATTGTGCTTGGGGTTTTTGTCATGTGCTGGTCTCCTTTGTTTCTCCTGCTCCTGCTGGATGTTGGTTGCAGTCCAGATACGTGCCCTGTTCTCTACCAGGTGGACTGGTTCATTGCCCTTGCTGTACTCAACTCTGCCCTTAACCCCCTCATATATACTCTGTCCAGCAGAGAAATGAGAAGCGCATTTTTCCGGTTGCTGTGCTGTTGTCAGACCAGCATGGAGCACACCGGGACTCCTGCCGTGGGCAACCCCAACCTAGGGACAATCATCCCCACAGGAGAAAACAGCAAGACAAGTTTTGGTGGAGGAGGGGGGAGCGGGGATGGGAAGTCTACAATGAATAGAGGGAAGGTTCCCACACCTGTGAACTTAGACAACAAGCACGGAGATCCCTCCGCCACTGCCGTGCCCCATCCTTCAGGGCCAGCAGACCTGCTTTCAGCTGTACTTGTCAAGGCGGGAGCGCTGCCAGCCCTCAACAAGTTTTAA